A section of the Halopiger aswanensis genome encodes:
- a CDS encoding DUF7001 family protein yields MVDRVICYRAPTPVVGEASRGGDTEEGDNTEPVADVDEIADWLESRIDATVTVRDRFLDVHRTADLAERFAEARVKSAHERETGNTMLGTIRYEERALEHPEREGGVLYDGVQVQRALNAALPDDERDLETLHVAVLDRAIGTWGDHDGRWHKRVTVLGQPALVSVPGLYEAPAKPEAYYKEKQRHALLSGDTPPREVLENQVEGDFLIENDPRTTEALKGYVLQAYHVLETGEEFCDREGCRLYNAHYHEELIDAQLREPAFCAEHARLYGGGD; encoded by the coding sequence ATGGTCGACCGCGTCATCTGCTACCGCGCACCGACGCCCGTTGTCGGCGAGGCGTCTCGAGGTGGCGACACCGAGGAGGGAGACAACACCGAACCCGTCGCCGACGTCGACGAAATCGCCGACTGGCTCGAGTCGCGCATCGACGCGACGGTGACGGTCCGCGATCGATTCCTCGACGTGCACCGAACGGCGGATCTCGCCGAGCGGTTCGCCGAGGCGCGCGTCAAATCGGCCCACGAGCGCGAGACCGGCAACACGATGCTCGGAACGATCCGCTACGAGGAGCGGGCGCTCGAGCACCCCGAACGCGAGGGCGGCGTGCTCTACGACGGCGTGCAGGTCCAGCGGGCGCTGAACGCGGCGCTGCCGGACGACGAACGCGACCTCGAGACGCTCCACGTCGCCGTCCTCGACCGGGCGATCGGCACCTGGGGCGACCACGACGGCCGCTGGCACAAGCGGGTAACCGTCCTCGGCCAGCCGGCGCTGGTGTCGGTGCCGGGGCTCTACGAGGCGCCCGCGAAGCCCGAGGCGTACTACAAGGAAAAGCAGCGCCACGCTCTGCTGTCGGGCGATACGCCGCCGCGGGAGGTCCTCGAGAACCAGGTCGAGGGCGACTTTCTGATCGAGAACGATCCGCGGACGACCGAGGCGTTGAAGGGATACGTCCTGCAGGCGTACCACGTCCTCGAGACCGGCGAGGAGTTCTGCGATCGGGAGGGGTGTCGACTCTACAACGCCCACTATCACGAGGAGTTGATCGACGCCCAACTTCGCGAACCGGCGTTCTGTGCGGAACACGCCCGACTGTACGGGGGCGGGGACTAA
- a CDS encoding alpha/beta fold hydrolase, with translation MPYITAEDGADVFVRDLGEGDPIVFLHGWPLNHRMFEYQFTHLLEAGFRCIGIDLRGYGKSAKPYGDYSYDRFADDVRAVLDELAVDGVTLAGFSMGGGTATHYMSRHDEARVDKLALLAPASPVITEKPDFPEGLAASEVNPLIEGARTDRAKMNADFAAMLFHTDQSDELLHWIWSLGMEAAGHATVASAETWRDADLRPDMDDITVPTKVYHGTHDEVTPIEITGEVLEDGIENAELVRFENSGHGLVTDETEKINDELADFAG, from the coding sequence ATGCCTTACATCACGGCTGAAGATGGCGCCGACGTATTTGTCCGGGACCTCGGGGAGGGCGACCCCATCGTTTTCCTCCACGGCTGGCCGCTTAACCACCGGATGTTCGAGTACCAGTTCACTCACCTCCTCGAGGCGGGCTTTCGCTGCATCGGGATCGACCTCCGCGGCTATGGTAAATCGGCGAAACCGTACGGCGACTACAGTTACGACCGGTTCGCCGACGACGTCCGTGCGGTGCTCGACGAACTGGCCGTCGACGGCGTCACGTTAGCGGGGTTCTCGATGGGTGGCGGGACGGCGACGCATTACATGAGCCGACACGACGAGGCCCGCGTCGACAAGCTGGCGTTGCTGGCCCCCGCGAGCCCGGTCATCACCGAGAAACCGGACTTCCCGGAGGGGCTCGCAGCGTCAGAGGTGAACCCGCTGATCGAGGGCGCGCGGACCGACCGCGCGAAGATGAACGCCGACTTCGCCGCGATGCTGTTTCACACCGACCAGAGCGACGAGCTGCTGCACTGGATCTGGAGCCTCGGGATGGAAGCGGCCGGCCACGCGACGGTCGCCTCCGCCGAGACGTGGCGCGACGCCGACCTCCGGCCGGACATGGACGATATCACCGTCCCGACGAAGGTCTACCACGGCACCCACGACGAGGTCACCCCGATCGAGATCACCGGCGAGGTGCTCGAGGACGGAATCGAGAACGCCGAACTGGTCCGGTTCGAGAACAGCGGCCACGGCCTCGTCACCGACGAAACCGAGAAGATCAACGATGAACTGGCCGATTTCGCCGGCTGA
- a CDS encoding acyl-CoA thioesterase, with product MSDPITVDVDVRYRDLDTMNHVNNAVYASYFEEARVAYVEEVFDVDLENLNFVIAHLEIDFGRPLTIEDDPIVTAEVTDLGDSSATMAYDLRVDGDSVATGESTVVFVDPETKRPGPIPSAIRERIVAHEGSEPEE from the coding sequence ATGAGCGATCCGATCACCGTCGACGTCGACGTGCGGTACCGCGACCTCGACACGATGAATCACGTCAACAACGCGGTCTACGCGAGCTACTTCGAGGAGGCTCGCGTCGCCTACGTCGAGGAGGTCTTCGACGTCGACCTCGAGAACCTGAACTTCGTCATCGCGCACCTCGAGATCGACTTCGGACGGCCGCTGACGATCGAGGACGATCCGATCGTCACCGCCGAAGTCACCGACCTCGGCGACTCGAGCGCGACGATGGCCTACGACCTCCGGGTCGACGGCGACTCGGTCGCGACCGGCGAATCGACGGTCGTATTCGTCGACCCCGAAACCAAGCGGCCGGGGCCGATTCCGTCCGCTATTCGCGAGCGGATCGTCGCGCACGAGGGATCGGAACCCGAGGAGTAG
- a CDS encoding ABC transporter permease, which translates to MTPSSAVTASAIASGLTLATASAGEDALATLFEHATDSAVVTGFVQIGIAIVLAVLVLLVTYVRDMGFGRELATTAGRGFVQILAAGAVIGTLLAAHLAWASVVLTFMIVAAAWISHKRGAAIPGAFRASLLAIAVSSGLVIGSMALVAVIEQTMRDLIVIGSMVIAMAMKTNSLTLERFTGEISANRAEIEAALSVGAPPDCVVGEYVSTSVYAALVPVLDKIKSLGIVSIPGLMSGMIVAGANPIYAAQYQFAIMLLLFAAGALTSMSSTLLVSRYVFTDAKQLDDGVLEAIDA; encoded by the coding sequence GTGACGCCGAGTAGTGCCGTAACCGCAAGCGCGATCGCGAGCGGACTCACGCTCGCGACTGCAAGCGCCGGTGAGGATGCCCTCGCGACGCTCTTCGAGCACGCGACCGATTCGGCGGTCGTCACCGGCTTCGTCCAGATCGGGATCGCGATCGTCCTCGCAGTGCTCGTCCTGCTGGTCACCTACGTCCGGGATATGGGGTTCGGTCGCGAACTCGCCACGACCGCTGGACGCGGATTCGTCCAGATACTTGCGGCTGGCGCGGTGATCGGCACGCTGCTCGCGGCACACCTCGCGTGGGCGAGCGTCGTCCTGACGTTCATGATCGTCGCCGCAGCGTGGATCTCCCACAAGCGCGGCGCGGCGATTCCAGGGGCGTTCCGTGCGTCGCTGCTCGCGATTGCCGTCAGCTCCGGGCTCGTAATCGGCTCGATGGCGTTGGTCGCCGTGATCGAGCAAACGATGCGGGACCTGATCGTCATCGGGAGCATGGTCATCGCGATGGCGATGAAGACCAACTCGCTGACTCTCGAGCGGTTCACTGGCGAGATATCAGCGAACCGAGCGGAGATCGAGGCGGCCCTGAGTGTCGGCGCACCGCCTGATTGCGTCGTCGGGGAGTACGTCTCGACGAGCGTCTACGCGGCGCTGGTGCCGGTCCTGGACAAAATCAAGAGCCTCGGTATCGTCTCGATCCCCGGGCTGATGTCGGGGATGATCGTCGCGGGCGCGAACCCGATCTACGCCGCCCAGTACCAATTCGCCATCATGCTCCTGCTCTTCGCGGCCGGTGCGCTGACGAGCATGTCGAGCACCCTGTTGGTCAGCCGGTACGTCTTCACCGACGCAAAGCAACTCGACGACGGCGTGCTCGAGGCGATTGACGCGTAG
- a CDS encoding ABC transporter ATP-binding protein, translating to MASKLETAALTRVVDGERIVDSVSVDVPAAEVAAVIGPSGAGKSSFLRLLNRLDEPTSGTVSLDGRDYRDIDPLELRRRVGFVPQDSALQSGTVGENTALGDRLRDRPVDDERVDRLLERVGLAGYRDRSVEELSGGEKQRIAITRTLYVDPEVLLLDEPTAHLDSETELQIEHLLEELVREDDLTCVLVTHDTEQARRLGDRILEFEGGRVTRSGEPREVFP from the coding sequence ATGGCGTCGAAACTCGAGACGGCGGCACTCACCCGAGTCGTCGACGGCGAGCGGATCGTTGACTCGGTCTCCGTCGACGTCCCGGCCGCCGAAGTCGCGGCCGTTATCGGACCGTCCGGGGCCGGCAAGTCGTCGTTCCTCCGGTTGCTCAACCGCCTCGACGAACCGACCTCGGGGACGGTCTCTCTCGACGGGCGCGATTACCGCGACATCGATCCGCTCGAACTCCGCCGTCGGGTCGGGTTCGTCCCGCAGGATTCCGCGTTACAGTCCGGGACCGTCGGGGAGAACACCGCGCTCGGCGACCGACTGCGCGACCGGCCGGTCGACGACGAGCGCGTCGACCGATTGCTCGAGCGCGTCGGGCTGGCGGGGTACCGCGATCGATCCGTCGAGGAGTTGTCGGGCGGCGAGAAACAGCGGATCGCGATCACCCGCACGCTGTACGTCGACCCCGAAGTACTGTTGCTCGACGAACCGACTGCCCACCTCGACTCCGAAACTGAACTGCAGATCGAACACCTGCTCGAGGAACTGGTCCGCGAGGACGACCTGACCTGCGTGCTCGTGACCCACGATACCGAGCAGGCGCGCCGGCTTGGCGATCGCATCCTCGAGTTCGAGGGCGGCCGCGTGACCCGCTCCGGGGAGCCCCGGGAGGTGTTTCCGTGA
- a CDS encoding class I SAM-dependent methyltransferase, with amino-acid sequence MQEPTRGTSDVDSNSSTGSETAQEFYGRWARLYDLIARRTPGIPALRRRAAAACRLEPGDTVVEMGCGTGANLPYLRERVGPEGTVVGLDFTGPVLERARELTAEYDNVHVVQGDATRPPFAGDALENVGVDGSEIDALLATFVVGMLEDPAGAVDDWCDLVGPGGHVVLANAARSDAWYAPPVNAVFRAIVVLSTPPTTKLRYENDPHLRLDEKIDAAHARLRERSAAIADETHVFGVVRLTGGRIASN; translated from the coding sequence ATGCAAGAGCCGACGCGCGGCACCTCGGACGTGGACTCGAACTCGAGTACGGGCTCGGAAACCGCCCAGGAGTTCTACGGCCGCTGGGCGCGCCTCTACGATCTGATCGCGCGCCGGACGCCCGGCATCCCGGCGCTGCGCCGCCGAGCGGCCGCCGCCTGCCGCCTCGAGCCCGGCGACACCGTCGTCGAGATGGGCTGTGGCACGGGTGCGAACCTCCCCTACCTGCGCGAGCGGGTCGGCCCCGAGGGGACCGTCGTCGGCCTCGATTTCACGGGCCCCGTTCTCGAGCGCGCCCGCGAGTTGACGGCCGAGTACGACAACGTCCACGTGGTTCAGGGTGACGCGACGCGGCCGCCATTTGCTGGCGACGCGCTCGAGAACGTCGGCGTCGACGGCAGCGAGATCGACGCCCTGCTCGCGACCTTCGTCGTCGGGATGCTCGAGGACCCCGCGGGTGCGGTCGACGACTGGTGCGACCTCGTCGGTCCCGGCGGCCACGTCGTCCTCGCGAACGCCGCCCGCAGCGACGCGTGGTACGCGCCGCCGGTCAACGCCGTTTTCCGGGCGATCGTCGTCCTCTCGACCCCGCCGACGACGAAGCTTCGCTACGAGAACGACCCGCACCTGCGCCTCGACGAGAAGATCGACGCCGCCCACGCGCGACTCCGCGAGCGATCGGCTGCTATCGCCGACGAGACGCACGTCTTCGGGGTCGTACGGCTCACCGGCGGTCGAATCGCTAGCAACTAG
- a CDS encoding thiamine-phosphate synthase family protein has product MQFVEEIVVDEFLPTVRSLLAGELREQGLTQSEVAEVLGISQSAVSKYAHGDVTTNDRIAADERVQTLVTDLAEGLAAGDVTPVQALIEIEVLIRELESGGDLLAQLHEDAVPELAEHGTGFRVHDPESDLRTSERVLSSLRRGLRILENASGFSTLIPAVGSNLVACTPDANDVDDVAGVPGRIFDVKGRTTVPAEPEFGVSEHVATVLLAARRHGSDAAAAINIQYDEDLLGDLREAGRVTAEFDESDDIPSSIGAAIEDEPEASVLYQTGGMGIEPLIYVLGPDAESVADTVRSLL; this is encoded by the coding sequence ATGCAATTCGTCGAAGAAATCGTCGTGGACGAGTTCCTGCCGACCGTCCGGTCTCTGCTGGCCGGCGAACTCCGCGAGCAGGGGCTCACCCAGAGCGAAGTCGCGGAGGTGCTCGGGATCAGCCAGAGCGCCGTCTCGAAGTACGCCCACGGCGACGTGACGACCAACGATCGCATCGCCGCGGACGAGCGCGTCCAGACCCTCGTCACGGATCTCGCCGAGGGACTTGCGGCCGGGGACGTCACCCCAGTCCAGGCGCTCATCGAGATCGAGGTGCTGATCCGCGAACTCGAGTCCGGCGGCGACCTGCTCGCACAACTCCACGAGGACGCCGTCCCCGAACTCGCCGAGCACGGCACCGGGTTCCGCGTTCACGACCCCGAGAGCGACCTCCGGACCAGCGAGCGCGTGCTCTCCTCGCTGCGACGGGGCCTGCGCATCCTCGAGAACGCGAGCGGATTTTCGACGCTGATCCCCGCGGTCGGCTCGAATCTGGTCGCCTGCACGCCCGACGCGAACGACGTCGACGACGTGGCCGGCGTTCCCGGCCGGATCTTCGACGTGAAGGGTCGGACGACCGTCCCGGCGGAACCCGAGTTCGGCGTCTCCGAACACGTTGCGACGGTGCTGCTGGCGGCGCGACGACACGGTTCGGACGCCGCGGCGGCGATCAACATCCAGTACGACGAGGACCTGCTGGGCGACCTCCGGGAAGCCGGCCGCGTCACCGCGGAGTTCGACGAATCCGACGACATCCCCTCGAGCATCGGCGCGGCGATCGAGGACGAACCCGAGGCGTCGGTGCTCTACCAGACCGGCGGCATGGGGATCGAGCCGCTGATTTACGTCCTGGGACCGGACGCGGAGTCGGTCGCGGATACGGTCCGGTCGCTGCTCTGA
- the dcd gene encoding dCTP deaminase: protein MILSDADILERLEAGDLVVDPLDEPELQIQPASVDLRLGREFLEFQRTNIPCIHPNSEQEVDEYVTETVVDEGDDFILHPGDFVLGTTHERVEIPADLIAHVEGRSSLGRLAVVVHATAGLCDPGYRGQITLELSNLGTAPVALTPGMRISQLTFTELKTEAERPYGSERGSKYQDQDGPQASRIQSDHEFGGDQLEREAEGE, encoded by the coding sequence ATGATCCTCTCCGATGCGGACATCCTCGAGCGCCTCGAGGCCGGCGACCTCGTCGTCGACCCCCTCGACGAGCCCGAGTTACAGATCCAACCCGCGAGCGTCGACCTTCGACTCGGTCGCGAGTTCCTCGAGTTCCAGCGGACGAACATCCCCTGCATCCACCCCAACTCCGAACAGGAAGTCGACGAGTACGTCACCGAGACGGTCGTCGACGAAGGCGACGATTTCATTCTGCACCCGGGGGACTTCGTCCTCGGCACGACCCACGAGCGCGTCGAGATTCCGGCGGACCTGATCGCCCACGTCGAGGGGCGCTCCTCGCTGGGCCGGCTCGCCGTCGTCGTCCACGCCACCGCGGGGCTCTGCGACCCCGGCTACCGCGGGCAGATCACGCTCGAACTCTCGAACCTCGGCACGGCACCCGTTGCGCTTACGCCCGGCATGCGGATCTCACAGCTCACCTTCACCGAACTCAAGACGGAGGCCGAGCGGCCCTACGGCAGCGAACGCGGTTCCAAGTATCAGGATCAGGACGGCCCGCAGGCCTCGCGCATCCAGAGCGACCACGAGTTCGGCGGCGACCAACTCGAGCGAGAGGCTGAGGGCGAGTAA